A window of the Harmonia axyridis chromosome 5, icHarAxyr1.1, whole genome shotgun sequence genome harbors these coding sequences:
- the LOC123679899 gene encoding uncharacterized protein LOC123679899 yields the protein MNANSERIEISRDLLEKAEKARSVLLPTKSKLKYKKEYDKFLQWMKVNRMDSKNTSETVMLAYFQEMSELYSPNSLWTKWSMLKLMMRIHDDIDGSKFDELEAFLKRKSKGYEPKKSQVFSREDIVKFLKNASDQEYLLHKACNANCNDCTFIVLFHR from the exons atgaatgcaAACTCAGAGAGAATTGAGATTTCAAGAGATTTGTTGGAAAAGGCTGAAAAAGCTCGTTCCGTACTACTACCGACAAAGTCGAAACTTAAGTACAAAAAGGAATATGACAAATTTCTGCAGTGGATGAAAGTTAACCGTATGGATAGTAAAAACACGAGTGAAACTGTAATGTTGGCGTATTTTCAAGAGATG TCTGAATTGTATAGTCCTAATTCGCTGTGGACTAAGTGGTCAATGCTAAAATTGATGATGAGAATACATGATGACATAGATGGAAGTAAATTTGACGAATTGGAAGCGTTTCTCAAACGCAAAAGTAAAGGCTATGAGCCAAAAAAGTCTCAAGTGTTTAGTCGGGAAGatattgtcaaatttttgaagaatgcgTCTGATCAAGAATACTTACTTCATAAGGCATGTAATGCAAACTGTAACGATTGCACATTTATTGTTCTGTTTCACAGGTAG